One window of the Benincasa hispida cultivar B227 chromosome 3, ASM972705v1, whole genome shotgun sequence genome contains the following:
- the LOC120073084 gene encoding receptor-like protein EIX2, translating into MHLANNKLEGELLIALRSCKSLPILNLEGNKFSGSIPSRMDNKLEGKIPPIWENFSEIMSDQLTKSGLVCDNLEYRYAICYVSYVRQVTKSSSRNYSYLQLYSMVNVDLSNNNLYGRIPSEIATIANLFNLNLSHNHLSGTIPMEFGRSLALESLDLSFNQLSGSIPNSMSSLSSLGVLKLSNNNFSRCILREGHLSTFNDPSSYEGNPYLCGDPLSVVCSNTNSDKPSIEIDNFNNDSHEEDKLEKMWFRIIVMLGFALRFWGVVGPLILKRSWRRAYFQFMDETKDKIYVAILVNMKRLKK; encoded by the exons ATGCACTTGGCAAACAATAAGCTTGAGGGAGAGCTATTAATTGCCTTGAGAAGTTGCAAATCCTTACCTATTTTGAATCTGGAAGGAAACAAATTCTCTGGTAGTATTCCTTCACGGATGG ATAACAAACTAGAAGGAAAAATCCCACCAATTTGGGAAAATTTCAGTGAAATCATGAGTGACCAACTAACGAAGTCCGGTTTGGTATGTGACAATTTAGAGTATCGATATGCAATTTGTTACGTAAGCTATGTTAGACAAGTCACAAAATCAAGTAGTCGAAACTACTCGTATTTACAGTTATATTCAATGGTGAATGTAGACCTCTCAAATAACAACTTATATGGACGTATTCCAAGTGAAATAGCCACAATAGCAAACTTGTTCAACTTAAATTTGTCGCATAATCATCTGTCGGGGACAATTCCTATGGAGTTTGGAAGATCGCTAGCATTGGAATCTCTTGACCTCTCTTTCAATCAACTCTCTGGGTCAATTCCAAATAGCATGTCAAGCTTAAGTTCACTAGGCGTGTTGAAGTTGTCCAACAACAATTTCTCTAGATGCATTCTTCGAGAAGGTCATCTTTCAACCTTCAATGATCCATCCAGTTATGAAGGTAATCCATATCTTTGTGGAGATCCACTCTCTGTGGTATGCTCAAATACAAATTCCGACAAGCCTTCAATTGAAATCGacaattttaataatgataGTCATGAAGAAGATAAGTTGGAGAAAATGTGGTTTAGGATTATTGTGATGCTTGGATTTGCTTTGAGATTTTGGGGAGTTGttggacctttaatattaaagAGAAGTTGGAGGCGTGCTTATTTCCAATTTATGGATGAGACCAAAGACAAGATCTATGTTGCAATATTGGTCAATATGAAGAGGTTGAAAAAATGA
- the LOC120073929 gene encoding protein SUPPRESSOR OF FRI 4-like isoform X1 has protein sequence MGKKKRVVSKIWCYYCDREFDDEKILVQHQKAEHFKCHVCHEKLSTAGGMVIHVLHVHKESVTKVPNAKPGREATDIEIYGMQGIPPDVLAAHYGEDDIVDKLKIPMASVITKFFIASLFMWITPIALLYGFNHNLIPGSTQLNPHSLTLLSGFLAVISVNVVIAIYIIMAMKEPSSKHEPDPAFLVEAKASINQSNGKLNEPSQAHNKKEE, from the exons atggggaagaagaagagagttgTGTCTAAGATATGGTGTTACTATTGCGACCGAGAATTCGATGACGAAAAGATATTGGTGCAGCATCAGAAGGCCGAACACTTCAAGTGCCATGTCTGTCACGAGAAGCTTTCTACTGCCGGCGGTATGGTCATCCACGTTCTTCACGTCCACAAAGAGTCAGTCACCAA AGTTCCTAATGCAAAACCAGGTAGAGAAGCAACAGATATTGAAATATATGGAATGCAAGGAATTCCTCCTGATGTCTTGGCAGCACACTATGGAGAGGACG ACATTGTTGACAAATTGAAGATACCAATGGCAAGTGTCATTACGAAGTTCTTCATTGCATCATTGTTTATGTGGATAACTCCTATCGCATTGTTATATGGTTTTAACCATAATTTGATTCCTG GTTCAACACAATTAAATCCGCATTCTCTTACACTCTTGAGTGGATTCCTTGCTGTCATATCAGTCAACGTTGTCAttgctatttatattataatggcAATGAAAGAACCTTCTAGTAAACATGAACCGGATCCTGCATTTCTTGTCGAAGCAAAAGCTAGTATAAACCAATCTAATGGGAAATTAAATGAACCCTCACAAGCTCACAATAAGAAGGAAGAATAG
- the LOC120073929 gene encoding protein SUPPRESSOR OF FRI 4-like isoform X2: MGKKKRVVSKIWCYYCDREFDDEKILVQHQKAEHFKCHVCHEKLSTAGGMVIHVLHVHKESVTKVPNAKPGREATDIEIYGMQGIPPDVLAAHYGEDGSTQLNPHSLTLLSGFLAVISVNVVIAIYIIMAMKEPSSKHEPDPAFLVEAKASINQSNGKLNEPSQAHNKKEE, from the exons atggggaagaagaagagagttgTGTCTAAGATATGGTGTTACTATTGCGACCGAGAATTCGATGACGAAAAGATATTGGTGCAGCATCAGAAGGCCGAACACTTCAAGTGCCATGTCTGTCACGAGAAGCTTTCTACTGCCGGCGGTATGGTCATCCACGTTCTTCACGTCCACAAAGAGTCAGTCACCAA AGTTCCTAATGCAAAACCAGGTAGAGAAGCAACAGATATTGAAATATATGGAATGCAAGGAATTCCTCCTGATGTCTTGGCAGCACACTATGGAGAGGACG GTTCAACACAATTAAATCCGCATTCTCTTACACTCTTGAGTGGATTCCTTGCTGTCATATCAGTCAACGTTGTCAttgctatttatattataatggcAATGAAAGAACCTTCTAGTAAACATGAACCGGATCCTGCATTTCTTGTCGAAGCAAAAGCTAGTATAAACCAATCTAATGGGAAATTAAATGAACCCTCACAAGCTCACAATAAGAAGGAAGAATAG